From Antennarius striatus isolate MH-2024 chromosome 14, ASM4005453v1, whole genome shotgun sequence, the proteins below share one genomic window:
- the c14h6orf47 gene encoding uncharacterized protein C6orf47 homolog has protein sequence MAAVLGKAWTWAYPRGSATVSEKTTATTAEGQKKGAGWISWIWGGWRVRSEQASSGEEFWEAQEKLHPMEIEDVRVCRQEPETPSEPVSKWWKYLPTSYLPWPRKTESCRPKERRQNDRKEDVGHLEADADFSDYGTPPPSPTPPSPLTSPFRLFANSCKVEILPEHHEICFNFLRHLFDLCVVGFLWTVSPPAKLILEVVGVQGALRLWFHGMAMFIVSTVGMAGLLWLIQEYLPQFALIYGVAQALVISVSVRQSVILSVEDNKDEEADGTDALKDKSDRKELDVSVKDEAKPET, from the coding sequence ATGGCAGCTGTTCTGGGTAAGGCGTGGACATGGGCGTACCCCAGAGGCAGCGCCACGGTGTCGGAGAAGACCACAGCGACAACCGCCGAGGGACAGAAGAAGGGTGCGGGGTGGATTTCTTGGATCTGGGGAGGTTGGAGAGTCAGAAGTGAGCAAGCGAGCTCGGGAGAGGAGTTCTGGGAGGCGCAGGAGAAGCTCCACCCGATGGAGATCGaagatgtgcgtgtgtgcagacAAGAGCCGGAGACGCCCTCAGAGCCTGTTTCCAAATGGTGGAAGTATCTCCCAACTTCTTACCTTCCATGGCCAAGAAAAACTGAGTCATGCCGACcgaaagaaagaagacaaaatgatAGAAAGGAGGATGTGGGCCACCTGGAGGCTGACGCTGACTTCTCCGACTACGGAACGCCGCCTCCGTCCCCTACGCCTCCGTCTCCATTGACGTCTCCGTTTCGACTCTTTGCAAACAGCTGTAAGGTGGAGATCCTACCCGAGCACCACGAGATCTGCTTCAACTTCCTGCGCCACCTGTTTGACCTGTGTGTCGTGGGCTTCCTGTGGACCGTGTCCCCCCCTGCCAAGCTGATTTtggaggtggtgggggtccAGGGAGCTCTGAGACTGTGGTTTCATGGCATGGCCATGTTCATAGTCTCCACTGTTGGAATGGCAGGATTACTGTGGTTGATCCAGGAGTATCTCCCTCAGTTTGCCCTGATCTACGGTGTCGCCCAGGCGTTGGTCATCTCTGTGAGCGTTCGACAGAGCGTGATCCTCTCTGTGGAGGACAACAAGGATGAGGAGGCCGACGGcactgatgcattgaaagacaAAAGTGATCGTAAGGAACTGGACGTGTCTGTAAAGGACGAGGCCAAACCCGAAACCTAA
- the ppp1r11 gene encoding E3 ubiquitin-protein ligase PPP1R11: MAEVPGTSSETITETVQTSSPPPPQQEGRSLTIKLRKRKTEKKVEWSSDTVDNEHLGRRSSKCCCIYEKPRQFGESSSESEGEDEDEGCGSAHCILGHSRRSHGQSGGGGGTAPPNTGGSHTH; the protein is encoded by the exons ATGGCGGAGGTTCCCGGAACGTCCAGTGAAACCATCACGGAGACCGTCCAGACcagctcgccgccgccgccccagCAG GAGGGACGAAGCCTGACAATcaagctgaggaagaggaagactgaGAAGAAGGTGGAGTGGTCCAGCGACACTGTAGACAATGAGCACCTGGGAAGAAGGTCTTCAAAGT GTTGCTGCATCTACGAGAAGCCCCGACAGTTCGGAGAGTCGTCCTCTGAAAGCGAGggagaagatgaggatgaaggctGTGGCAGTGCTCACTGTATCCTGGGCCACAGCAGGAGAAGCCATGGACAGAGTGGGGGTGGCGGGGGCACAGCGCCCCCAAACACTGGGGGGTCACACACCCACTGA